A single Populus alba chromosome 7, ASM523922v2, whole genome shotgun sequence DNA region contains:
- the LOC118049665 gene encoding auxin-responsive protein SAUR71 produces MKQLIRRLSRVADSSQYSLLRPNSQSTPSTTTARRRSGGSRSAHRRGADKPVPEGHVPVYVGDDMERFTVSAELLNRPVFIWLLNKSAQEYGYEQRGVLRIPCHVLVFERVIESLRLGLESSDLEDLLGSLFTSEDYL; encoded by the coding sequence ATGAAGCAGCTAATTCGCCGCCTCTCCAGGGTTGCGGACTCTTCTCAATATAGCCTTCTACGCCCGAATTCTCAGTCCACCCCCTCCACAACCACCGCTCGCCGGAGATCAGGCGGCTCGAGGTCGGCCCACAGGCGAGGAGCCGACAAGCCGGTGCCTGAGGGGCACGTACCGGTGTATGTTGGCGATGATATGGAGCGGTTTACGGTGAGTGCTGAGCTCTTGAACCGCCCGGTCTTCATATGGCTTCTGAACAAGTCGGCTCAAGAATACGGGTACGAGCAGAGAGGAGTACTGAGAATTCCATGTCACGTGCTGGTTTTTGAACGAGTTATAGAGTCGCTGAGACTCGGGCTTGAGTCAAGTGACCTTGAGGATCTGCTTGGTTCCCTGTTCACCTCCGAGGACTATTTGTGA